TTACGCTTGTTGAACAGTCGTAAAGAAGAAGGAGTCGTTTCTGCGGAAGATGTACAGGAAGAGTTGATGGGCAAACTGAAAGCTTCCGATTACATTGATTATGAAAATGAACTGGCAGTGAAGTTTCAGGAAGCCATTTTGAGTTTGCCGGAAAAGCAACGGCTTGTATTCAACTTACGTTATTATGATGAACTTGAATACGATGAGATTGCGCGTGTGCTGGATAGTAAAGTGGAAACACTCAAAGTGAATTACCACTATGCGAAGGAGAAGATAAAGGAATATATATTAAACAGATAGAACGATGAAAAAAGATTTTGATTTTGACGATATTGGTAAACGGACACCTTACACTACCCCCGACGGCTTCTTCGAGGATATGCAGCGGAAGGTAATGGAGCGTACCGGAATGAAACAGCAGCGGAAATCCCACATGAAGCTGGTCATTTCTACGGCAGTTGCCATAGCGGCTATGTTGGCAGGGCTTTTGTTCGTTCCGTCTTTTTATCAGACAGATGATGTCAAGCCGTCTTCGTCGAATGTATTGGCTGTTGAAAGAAGCAAAGGCACGGATACTGAAGACAAATGGATTAAAGAACTATCGGATGAGGAGTTGGAAGAGCTCGTCAGCTTCTCTGAAAACGATATATTTTTGAATTAAGTGAATCAATCAATTATTAAAACGTGAAGATTATGAAGATGAAATTTATTTATGTAATTTTGGCTGCTCTTTTGATAGGAAGCCAAATGTCCCTTTCTGCTCAAAACAAAGACAATAAAGAGAGGAAGCAGCGTCCTACACCGGAACAAATAGTGCAGATGCAAACCAATCAGATGGTTAAGACATTGATGCTGGATGATGCGACTGCTGCTAAGTTTACTCCGGTTTATGAGAAATATCTGAAAGAATTGCGCGAATGTCGTGTGATGAATCGCAAACCAAGAGCAGAAAAGCCGCAGGGTACGGAAGCGGACGCAAAAAAAGAAGGTCAAAGACCGGCTATGACTGATGCTGAAATAGCAACGATGCTGAAAAACCAGTTTGCCCAAAGCCGTAAGATGCTCGATGTTCGTGAAAAATATTACAATGAATTCAGCAAGATACTGTCTCAGAAGCAGATAATGAAGGTTTATCAGCAGGAGAAAAGCAATGCGAATAAGTTCAAAAAAGAGTTTGACCGTAGAAAAGGACAGAAGCCCGGACAAGGACACCACCATCAGGGACAGAAATCTCGCTCTCCGCGTCAAAGTTAAAAGCAGAGACTAGGTTTATTTTATTAGAGTTTTATTTTACTAAATCAACACAATTTGAACATAGGCAGTCATAAGTATTCTTTTCAGTACCGTTTGATTAGTTGTTATGTCTTCTTACTGATTAGTTTGGCTGTTTATGCGCAGTCCGGTGGAGAGCGTTTTGCCGGACGTGTTGTTGACTCAGAAACCTATGAGCCGGTACCGTTTGCTACGGTCCGGCTTTTGGCTTTACCGGATAGTGCAATGTTGGCGGGCGGGGCAACCGATGCACAGGGAAAATTCCAGTTAGCCGCCACTGCTCCTAAGAATAAGGCTTTGCTACTTCATGTCTCTTTTATCGGATACACTCCGGTTTATCGCGCTGTTTCACCTGCGGCAAATGGCAATAAGAATGCTTTAGGTGATATTCCTTTAAACTCAGAAGCAATCGCTTTGGATGAAACAGTTGTGGTAGGTCAGGCGCCTATGGCTGTGACCGAAGGAGATACAACCGTTTTTAATGCGTCTGCTTATCGCACTCCCGAAGGTTCGATGCTGGAAGATTTAGTGAAACAACTTCCCGGTGGCGAGATTGATGCGGATGGAAAACTGCTGATTCACGGAAAAGAAGTGAAGAAGATACTGGTAGACGGAAAAGAATTCTTTTCCGACGACCCGAAAGCGGCACTCAAGAATCTTCCAGTAGAAATGGTAGAAAAGTTGAAAGCATATGAACGTAAATCCGACCTGGCGCGTCTTACCGGTATTGACGATGGGGAAGAAGAAATGATTCTCGACCTGTCGGTAAAGAAAAACATGAAGTTGGGTTGGATGGAGAACTTTATGGGCGGATATGGTAGTAAAGACCGTTACGAACTTGCCAATACCCTGAACCGCTTTCGGGACAACTCCCAACTGACAATTATCGGAAACCTGAACAATACGAATAATCAGGGCTTTTCCGAGATGCAGAGAGAATCCGCCAGTTCCAGCGGCAATCTGCGCACGCAAAAAGGGCTGACCACTTCCCGTTCCTTGGGTGTGAATGCTACTTATGACTGGCAGCGGGTCAAGTTCCGTTCGAATATCCAGTATGTTGGAACAGACCGTCTGGAAGACAGCCATACAACGGTCGATAATTTTCTCCGTCAGGACAAGTCCATCACTCAGAGCACCGGCCGCAACCGGTTGAAAAATGATAATCTGATAGCGAACGCATCTCTGGAATGGAAAATGGACTCTGTAACCACATTGATTTTCCGTCCCCAATATCGTACGGCAGTCAACGACAGAAGGAATGAAAGTTTTCAGCAAGGGTGGGAGAATGATGTCCTGCTCAATGAAAAAGAATCATCAGGAACGAATCATAACTCTTCCTATAATATGACGATGATGCTGCAACTTAGCCGGAAACTCAGCCGGATGGGAAGAAACGTAGCATTGAAAGTAGATTATGGCACGAATGCTTCTTCAACAGACAGACAGAATCTTTCTACTACACACTATTTTAAGAATAATACGGAAAAAGTCCAAAACCAAAGGATAGAAGACGACGTAGACGGTTACAACTACCGTTTGCAGTTAGTCTATGTAGAACCGTTACCCTGGTTGCACTTTCTTCAGTTCCGTTATAGCTATCAATATCGGGTGAACAACTCCGACCATTTCGTCTACAACTGGGATAAGGAACTGGAAGAATTTACTCCCGACTATGATGAAGAAGCAAGCAACCAATTTGAAAATCAGTACAGCAATCACCTGTTTAACCTTGCTGTCCGCACTTCCCGGAAGAAATACAATTATAATATCGGTGCCGACTTTGAACCTCAGAAATCCATAAGCCATTCCATCCTGAAGAATGACCCGGAGAACCAGTTGAAAAGGACAGTCTTTAATTTTTCACCTACTGTCAACTTCCGCTATAAGTTCTCCAAACGTACCCGTTTGCAGATTGTATATCGGGGAAAGAGCCGCCAGCCCAATATACGCGACCTTCAGCCCGTGACCGACCGTACCAACCCGTTAAATATCCGTGTGGGTAATCCCTCTCTGAAGCCTTCTTATATCAACACGTTTACATTGAATTTCAATTCCTATAATACGAAACATCAACGGAATATAGTTGCTACCGCACTGGTAGAAAACACCATTAACAGTGTGACCAATCAAGTGACCTATGACAGCGAAACAGGAGTGCGAACCACTACTCCGCTCAATCTGAACGGTAACTGGCGGGCTTTGGGCTCTTTTTCTCTCAATACCCCTTTCAAAAACCGTAGCTGGATATTCCGCACGTATTCATACCTGCAATACAGAAATCAGAACGGATATAGCACCATAAACAAGGAAGAGCCTGTAAAGAGTACAGTAAAGCATCTCACGGCGCGTCAACGCCTGCAATTAACATACCGCACGAAACAAATGGAAATCAGTGCCCGTGCAGAATTGCTTTACAACAATTCCCATAATAATGTGAAAGAGACACGTACCGAAACGTACGACTACCGTTTCGGTACGGAAATGCAATATTACTTCCCGTGGGGGATAGAACTATTCAGCGATCTTACTTATTTCCAACGTTCCGGCTATGGATACAGTGGCTATGCCCGCGAGAACTTTATGTGGAACTGCCAGTTGTCAAAAGCCTTCCTGAAACGGAAACAATTGTTGCTCCGTTTCAAAATATATGATATCCTTCATCAGGACGTTTCAATGATACGTACGATTACCGCCACTGCCATTCGTGATACCGACTACAACGCGCTGGGTTCCTATTTCATGGTGCACGCTATTCTTCGTCTGAATATGATGGGACGATAATTTAAATTTCTGTTTGTTTGAAAACCACAACAGGGTTTTGATTGTTGTTGTCCTACGTGAAAACAATGAAAACCTTGCCGAATGTTTGATTTTGTCAATAAATTGAAGGATAAGGGCCGTTGGCGAATCTTTAAGTTGAAGTTGATTGATGCGCGGCTTTACTTTGTCAGTATCTTCGTGGGACTGCTGACAGGACTTATTGCCGTGCCCTACCATTATCTATTACAGTTTTTCTTCAATCTTCGTCACGATTTCTTTGATGCCCATTTGAAGTGGTATTGGTATATTCCTCTTTTTCTGTTGATGTGGGGGATTCTTATATTCGTCTCCTGGATGGTAAAGAAAATGCCTCTCATTACGGGCGGCGGGATTCCGCAGACGCGTGGAGTCATTAACGGACGGGTTGATTATAAACATCCTTTTCGGGAATTGATAGCCAAGTTTGTGGGTGGAATACTCGCATTAAGTACCGGATTATCTTTGGGGCGTGAAGGTCCTTCCGTACAGATAGGCTCGTATGTGGGATACTTGGTATCCAAATGGGGACGGGTACTTAGTGGTGAGCGGAAACAATTATTGGCTGCCGGTGCGGGTGCGGGATTGGCGGCTGCTTTTGCTGCGCCGTTGGCTTCATCACTGTTGGTTATCGAATCCATCGAACGGTTCGATGCGCCTAAAACGGCTATTACCACGCTTCTGGCAGGAGTGGTCGCCGGCGGGGTAGCCAGTTGGATTTTTCCCATGAATCCTTATTTTCATATAGACGCCATTGTACCGGGAATGACTTTTTGGGGGCAGGTGAAACTGTTTCTTCTGTTGGCTGCCGTAGTTTCCATTTTCGGAAAGTTCTTTTCTATCACCACCCTTCAAGTCAAACGTATCTATCCTGCCATTAAACATCCGGAATATGTGAAGATGCTCTATCTGCTTTTTATAGCTTTCCTTATCTCTATGGCAGAATTCAACCTGACCGGTGGAGGAGAACAATTCTTGCTTTCGCAGGCAATGCATCCGGATACACATATTCTCTGGATTGTCGGTATGATGCTATTACACTTGGTTTTTAGCATATTCTCTTTTTCTTCAGGCTTGCCGGGCGGTAATTTTATTCCTACATTGGTGACAGGAGGGCTTCTCGGACAAATCATAGCATTGATTATGGTGCAACAGGGACTTATCGCTCACGAGAATATCAGTTATATCATGTTGATTTGTATGTCCGCCTTTCTTGTGGCGGTAGTCCGTACCCCATTGACGGCTATCGTACTGATAACCGAGATAACAGGACATCTGGAAGTTTTCTATCCTTCTATCGTAGTTGGGGGATTAACTTATTATTTCACGGAAATGCTTCAAATAAAACCTCTCAATGTGACTTTATACGAGGACATGATTCACTCGCCCGCATTCAAAGAAGAAGCACGCTATACATTATCGGTTGAAGTCATGAGCGGTTCTTATCTGGACGGAAAGATTGTAGACGAACTTCGTCTGCCGGAGCGATGCATCATCATCAATGTCCACCGTGACCGGAAAGACTGGGCTCCTAAAGGGCAGAAACTAATGCCCGGCGACCAGGTACAAATAGAAATGGATTCGCAAGATATAGAAAAATTGTATGAACCTTTAGTCAGTATGGCGAATATTTATTAAGTATCTAATTGCTTTGTTATTGCCATTGTTAATGGCAAAATGCTTATCTTTGTCGAATATTAACACGATAAAGAAAATCTATGGATGCACTCGACCATTTTTTTGCTCAAGTAAGTACATGGTTATGGGGATGGCCGATGATTATAATGTTGTTGGGCACTCACCTGTTTCTAACGATTCGTCTGCGTTTTCCGCAACGTAAGATATTTACTGCTATCCGCCTTTCGGTCACGAAAGATAAAGGAGCGGCGGGAGACGTGAGCCAATTCGGAGCATTGGCTACCTCACTGGCTGCTACTATCGGCACGGGAAATATCATTGGAGTAGCTACCGCCGTTTCTTTAGGTGGTCCCGGCGCTGTCTTTTGGTGTTGGCTGACCGGAGTATTGGGAATTGCCACCAAATATGCCGAAGGATTACTGGCTATAAAATACCGGGTACAAACAGAAAACGGCGAAATGCTGGGCGGACCGATGTATGCTTTGGAGCGTGGTCTGAAATTACGTTGGCTTGCTATCCTGTTCTGTATATTCACGGCCGTAGCTGCATTTGGAATCGGAAATACCGTACAAACCAATTCTATCTCTCTATTACTGGACGAAACTTGCGGAATCTCTCCTCACATAACCGGCGGAATCATTAGCGTATTAATCGCCTTAGTTATTCTTTTCGGAGTGAAAGGAATCGCTAAAGTATGTACGACACTTGTTCCTTTCATGGCGTTATTCTACGTATTAGGCTGCTTGTATATCCTCTTTCTGAATGCCGCTTACTTGAAAGACGCTGTTTGCCTGATAGTAGACTCCGCCTTTAGCGCCCGCGCAGCAGGTGGTGGTTTTGTCGGGACTACTGTTATGATGGCGGCCCGTTACGGTATTGCCCGCGGATTGTTCTCTAATGAATCGGGACTGGGTTCTGCCCCGATTGTGGCCGCTGCCGCACAAACCCGTAATCCTGTAAGACAAGCGTTGGTTTCTTCCACCGGAACATTTTGGGATACAGTTGTTATTTGTGCTCTTACAGGGCTTGTACTTGTGAGCAGTATTATTGCTTTCCCCGATATTGACCATACGCAAGGCGGTGCGTTGACCAAAGCTGCATTTGGTAAAATTCCTTTTGTCGGAACGTTAATCCTCACTGTCGGTATTGTTACTTTTGCTTTCTCCACCATCCTGGGGTGGAGTTATTATGCAGAAAAGGCTGTAGAGTATCTGGGTGGCAAACGTTGGATTAAAGTCTATCGTGTGCTTTGGATTATTGCTATCTATATAGGTTCCGTTATGAACCTTTCGCTGGTATGGAATCTGGCTGATGGTATGAATGCGTTAATGGCAATTCCCAATCTGATATCACTTATCTTCCTTTCGGGAGTGGCGGTGAAGGAGACTCGTAAATATTTGTGGGAAGGGAATCTGGATAAGCATGGGAAGTAAATAGGAATTTAAGATTATTGGCATTATGCCTGATATATATAAAAATAGCTGGTAGATTCTGTCTACCAGCTATTTTTATATATCAATGCATTTCGATATTATTTCTTCTTGTACCAGTCAGGGTTCTTTCCGAATTTAGCCCAGTCAATGAAACCTGGATAAAGCTCGCTGATTGCTTTCTTTTCGTTATTTTTGTCTAAAAGTGGGGTAATATCTTCTACGGTAGCGTTGTTTAAGTAGAAAGCAAAAGGATATATATTGTCTTTGTCGGACACATAGTATTTACCCTCTTCCGGTACTGAACGGTCATCCATTTGACCAAAGAAAGATACATCTGCTTTTACAGTCGGTCTTTGCATCGGGCAATGAATTTCACGTCGCAAATTGTTACTCTCTTCCCTGAAAATGAATGGATTGACAGTTGTTTCCTTAACTTTTTTAGAATCTTTTCCATAGTCTAATGAGACTTTGTACTCAGCATTTATGTTATCTTTTACATTCTTCGTTAATATAACTACGTTTCCGTCTTCATGTGTAAACTTGATTGGAGTGAATTTCTTATCTCCACTATATCTGATAGAATCTTCCGGAGTAGCTGTACCGGCATTGTTAAGTACAATGCCCAGTCCATTTCTAAATACAGCCCAGTTTTCAAAGGTTTTGAATGTAAATGATTCCTTTACAATCTTATTGTCTGCATCAAACGTTTTCTGATAAGTATATTGTGCTATTACATCATTCATATCATAATCTTTAGCAGCAGGCCATTCATCTTCAAAAGCATAAACTCCTGTTTTTTCAATTGTTGTATTCAAGTCCGGGTCGACTTCTACTTTATCGTCAATTTCAATTTCAGGATTTGACTTTAAGGCAAAAACTACGTCTGTGAAATTCTGGTCGTCTTTGAAATCTTCAAAAGCGATAGCTATATTACCGGATTTCTTGTCTTTAAACATAGCTGTATGTACATTTATATCATCTGTAATTGTAGTACTCAAGTCTTTAGTGGAACTAGAATAATATTTTCCGGTTTGTGTATGAGAAGCATAACCTGTGAAATAAGTATTCCAAGCGTTACATGCAAGCACGAAGCCTATTTTATATCCGGCGGGGAAATTCTTGCCTACTGTTTCTTGTCCATCCTCTCCGTAGAATAACAATTTAACAGCTGTACCTTCTTTAACTCCTCTGGGATAAGATGACAAACCGTTTTGTTGCCAATAAGTTTGAGCATTCGGGAATATTGTGAAGACTTTTGCCGTTTCAATGCTCGCTGGGGCTTTATCTTTGTAGTAGTAATAGCCTA
The DNA window shown above is from Bacteroides faecium and carries:
- a CDS encoding RNA polymerase sigma factor, which gives rise to MINENKIREACASNRERGFKMLMDSFQVPIYNYIRRLVVSHEDAEDVLQEVFIRVFRHIDQFREESSLSTWIYRIATNESLRLLNSRKEEGVVSAEDVQEELMGKLKASDYIDYENELAVKFQEAILSLPEKQRLVFNLRYYDELEYDEIARVLDSKVETLKVNYHYAKEKIKEYILNR
- a CDS encoding TonB-dependent receptor translates to MNIGSHKYSFQYRLISCYVFLLISLAVYAQSGGERFAGRVVDSETYEPVPFATVRLLALPDSAMLAGGATDAQGKFQLAATAPKNKALLLHVSFIGYTPVYRAVSPAANGNKNALGDIPLNSEAIALDETVVVGQAPMAVTEGDTTVFNASAYRTPEGSMLEDLVKQLPGGEIDADGKLLIHGKEVKKILVDGKEFFSDDPKAALKNLPVEMVEKLKAYERKSDLARLTGIDDGEEEMILDLSVKKNMKLGWMENFMGGYGSKDRYELANTLNRFRDNSQLTIIGNLNNTNNQGFSEMQRESASSSGNLRTQKGLTTSRSLGVNATYDWQRVKFRSNIQYVGTDRLEDSHTTVDNFLRQDKSITQSTGRNRLKNDNLIANASLEWKMDSVTTLIFRPQYRTAVNDRRNESFQQGWENDVLLNEKESSGTNHNSSYNMTMMLQLSRKLSRMGRNVALKVDYGTNASSTDRQNLSTTHYFKNNTEKVQNQRIEDDVDGYNYRLQLVYVEPLPWLHFLQFRYSYQYRVNNSDHFVYNWDKELEEFTPDYDEEASNQFENQYSNHLFNLAVRTSRKKYNYNIGADFEPQKSISHSILKNDPENQLKRTVFNFSPTVNFRYKFSKRTRLQIVYRGKSRQPNIRDLQPVTDRTNPLNIRVGNPSLKPSYINTFTLNFNSYNTKHQRNIVATALVENTINSVTNQVTYDSETGVRTTTPLNLNGNWRALGSFSLNTPFKNRSWIFRTYSYLQYRNQNGYSTINKEEPVKSTVKHLTARQRLQLTYRTKQMEISARAELLYNNSHNNVKETRTETYDYRFGTEMQYYFPWGIELFSDLTYFQRSGYGYSGYARENFMWNCQLSKAFLKRKQLLLRFKIYDILHQDVSMIRTITATAIRDTDYNALGSYFMVHAILRLNMMGR
- a CDS encoding ClC family H(+)/Cl(-) exchange transporter, with translation MFDFVNKLKDKGRWRIFKLKLIDARLYFVSIFVGLLTGLIAVPYHYLLQFFFNLRHDFFDAHLKWYWYIPLFLLMWGILIFVSWMVKKMPLITGGGIPQTRGVINGRVDYKHPFRELIAKFVGGILALSTGLSLGREGPSVQIGSYVGYLVSKWGRVLSGERKQLLAAGAGAGLAAAFAAPLASSLLVIESIERFDAPKTAITTLLAGVVAGGVASWIFPMNPYFHIDAIVPGMTFWGQVKLFLLLAAVVSIFGKFFSITTLQVKRIYPAIKHPEYVKMLYLLFIAFLISMAEFNLTGGGEQFLLSQAMHPDTHILWIVGMMLLHLVFSIFSFSSGLPGGNFIPTLVTGGLLGQIIALIMVQQGLIAHENISYIMLICMSAFLVAVVRTPLTAIVLITEITGHLEVFYPSIVVGGLTYYFTEMLQIKPLNVTLYEDMIHSPAFKEEARYTLSVEVMSGSYLDGKIVDELRLPERCIIINVHRDRKDWAPKGQKLMPGDQVQIEMDSQDIEKLYEPLVSMANIY
- a CDS encoding alanine/glycine:cation symporter family protein, whose translation is MDALDHFFAQVSTWLWGWPMIIMLLGTHLFLTIRLRFPQRKIFTAIRLSVTKDKGAAGDVSQFGALATSLAATIGTGNIIGVATAVSLGGPGAVFWCWLTGVLGIATKYAEGLLAIKYRVQTENGEMLGGPMYALERGLKLRWLAILFCIFTAVAAFGIGNTVQTNSISLLLDETCGISPHITGGIISVLIALVILFGVKGIAKVCTTLVPFMALFYVLGCLYILFLNAAYLKDAVCLIVDSAFSARAAGGGFVGTTVMMAARYGIARGLFSNESGLGSAPIVAAAAQTRNPVRQALVSSTGTFWDTVVICALTGLVLVSSIIAFPDIDHTQGGALTKAAFGKIPFVGTLILTVGIVTFAFSTILGWSYYAEKAVEYLGGKRWIKVYRVLWIIAIYIGSVMNLSLVWNLADGMNALMAIPNLISLIFLSGVAVKETRKYLWEGNLDKHGK
- a CDS encoding LruC domain-containing protein; this translates as MKKFWLACTMVIAVGISGCVDSDKDLYQEAPEKESNPSDFSTTTTVQANIDYAIADSKIPFYIYDKDPLIEQEGSSSFTLNENIKYLDAARTDENGKFNGELNLPSYVSDVYIISTAFNVPARLEGKIENGILKIASESDENSSTRAVTRRTSYSYDNNRFNHLLGWHNNLGSFDSKTGMIDYAYTGKETELTLSKTELTNLRNTVYAVLNRAGTCPEDYRTSADLRTKDDNTAVVLTAIGGETCWNNSLGYYYYKDKAPASIETAKVFTIFPNAQTYWQQNGLSSYPRGVKEGTAVKLLFYGEDGQETVGKNFPAGYKIGFVLACNAWNTYFTGYASHTQTGKYYSSSTKDLSTTITDDINVHTAMFKDKKSGNIAIAFEDFKDDQNFTDVVFALKSNPEIEIDDKVEVDPDLNTTIEKTGVYAFEDEWPAAKDYDMNDVIAQYTYQKTFDADNKIVKESFTFKTFENWAVFRNGLGIVLNNAGTATPEDSIRYSGDKKFTPIKFTHEDGNVVILTKNVKDNINAEYKVSLDYGKDSKKVKETTVNPFIFREESNNLRREIHCPMQRPTVKADVSFFGQMDDRSVPEEGKYYVSDKDNIYPFAFYLNNATVEDITPLLDKNNEKKAISELYPGFIDWAKFGKNPDWYKKK